One segment of Sphingomonas qomolangmaensis DNA contains the following:
- the hemF gene encoding oxygen-dependent coproporphyrinogen oxidase, translating to MSPLDPQQAAARTWFESLRDRICAAFEAIERDAGSDASFEYTAWDRIDPSGEPGGGGVRGVMKGKIFEKVGVNVSTVGGTFEGDFAKSIHGAGSDPRFFATGISLVAHMVNPHVPAVHMNTRFLVTTKRWFGGGGDLNPPLPYAEDTADFHGEMQAACDAHDPGYYPRFKQWAEDYFWIPHRGVARGVGGIFYDHMDGDFDADFALTRSVGEAFLASYPRIVRRRMDMAWTPEEEAIMLEWRGRYAEFNLVHDRGTLFGLKTGGNIDAILMSLPPRATWS from the coding sequence ATGTCACCGCTCGACCCGCAGCAAGCCGCCGCCCGTACCTGGTTCGAAAGCCTTCGCGACCGCATCTGCGCCGCCTTCGAGGCGATCGAGCGCGACGCCGGCTCCGACGCCAGCTTCGAATACACCGCGTGGGATCGCATCGATCCCTCGGGCGAACCCGGCGGCGGCGGGGTGCGCGGGGTGATGAAGGGCAAGATCTTCGAAAAGGTCGGCGTCAACGTCTCGACCGTCGGCGGCACCTTCGAGGGCGATTTCGCCAAGTCGATCCACGGCGCGGGCAGCGATCCGCGCTTCTTCGCGACCGGGATCAGCCTGGTCGCGCACATGGTCAATCCGCACGTCCCCGCAGTCCACATGAACACCCGCTTCCTGGTGACCACCAAGCGCTGGTTCGGCGGCGGCGGCGATCTCAACCCGCCCTTGCCCTATGCCGAGGACACCGCCGATTTCCACGGCGAGATGCAGGCCGCCTGCGACGCGCACGACCCGGGCTATTATCCGCGCTTCAAGCAATGGGCCGAGGACTATTTCTGGATCCCGCATCGCGGCGTCGCGCGCGGCGTCGGCGGCATCTTCTACGATCACATGGACGGCGATTTCGACGCCGATTTCGCGCTCACGCGATCGGTGGGCGAAGCGTTCCTCGCCAGCTATCCGCGGATCGTGCGGCGGCGGATGGACATGGCCTGGACGCCTGAGGAAGAGGCGATCATGCTCGAATGGCGCGGGCGCTATGCCGAATTCAACCTGGTCCACGATCGCGGCACGTTGTTCGGGCTCAAGACCGGCGGCAATATCGACGCGATCCTGATGAGCCTGCCGCCGCGCGCCACCTGGAGCTGA
- a CDS encoding alpha/beta hydrolase — MVSKRRLALALSLAVTVAAAIPAHAQDDVMTPIATPAQPNAIVLDTGPLPGATAAASWHSQYKSIFARNVTVATLTPFLPDPAKATGAAVVVAPGGGFRTLSMENEGWDVARALAAKGVAAFVLKYRLNQTPADMPGFERSMREMFSGVAARPPRPAPGDAMAALAPQIADSRAAFALIRKRAGEWKVDTDRIGMVGFSAGAMLTLATTVAGQDAKPAFIGNIYGPLSAMPAPADAPPMFVALAADDPFFANGGFGLIESWKTAKRPVEFHLYEQGGHGFGMYQKATTSTGWFDAFTRWLDMHGMLKPKA; from the coding sequence ATGGTTAGTAAGCGACGACTGGCGTTGGCGCTTTCGCTCGCGGTGACGGTCGCCGCTGCCATTCCGGCGCACGCGCAGGACGATGTGATGACCCCGATCGCGACCCCGGCGCAGCCGAACGCGATCGTGCTGGACACCGGGCCGCTGCCCGGCGCCACCGCCGCCGCATCATGGCACAGCCAGTATAAGAGCATTTTCGCGCGCAACGTCACCGTCGCGACGCTGACGCCGTTCCTGCCCGATCCGGCCAAGGCCACCGGCGCCGCGGTCGTCGTCGCGCCCGGCGGTGGCTTCCGGACGCTGTCGATGGAGAATGAAGGCTGGGACGTCGCGCGCGCGCTGGCGGCCAAGGGGGTCGCGGCGTTCGTGCTGAAGTATCGGCTGAACCAGACGCCCGCCGACATGCCGGGCTTCGAACGATCGATGCGCGAGATGTTCTCTGGCGTTGCTGCCCGCCCGCCGCGCCCGGCACCCGGTGACGCGATGGCGGCGCTCGCGCCGCAGATCGCCGATTCGCGCGCTGCCTTCGCGCTGATCCGCAAGCGCGCGGGCGAATGGAAGGTCGATACCGACCGGATCGGCATGGTCGGTTTTTCCGCCGGCGCGATGCTGACGCTTGCGACCACCGTGGCGGGGCAGGACGCCAAGCCCGCCTTTATCGGCAACATCTATGGCCCGCTCAGCGCGATGCCCGCGCCGGCCGACGCGCCGCCGATGTTCGTCGCGCTCGCCGCCGACGATCCCTTCTTCGCCAATGGCGGGTTCGGGCTGATCGAGAGCTGGAAGACCGCCAAGCGCCCGGTCGAGTTCCACCTGTACGAACAGGGTGGCCACGGCTTCGGCATGTATCAAAAGGCGACGACGAGCACCGGCTGGTTCGACGCCTTCACCCGCTGGCTCGACATGCACGGCATGCTCAAGCCCAAGGCGTAA
- a CDS encoding tRNA (cytidine(34)-2'-O)-methyltransferase, translated as MRIALFEPDIAGNVGAILRTAACLNVAVDLIEPMGFTFSDRALARAGMDYARSAQVTRHADFAAFAAALQGRLVLATTKGATRLDTAAFEAGDTLLFGSEGTGVPDHVHDRADARVVVPMMPGMRSLNVGVSVALVLGAALQQTGGWPAPPPA; from the coding sequence ATGCGCATTGCCCTGTTCGAACCCGATATCGCCGGCAATGTCGGCGCGATCCTGCGCACCGCCGCCTGCCTGAACGTCGCGGTCGATCTGATCGAGCCGATGGGGTTCACCTTCAGCGACCGGGCGCTCGCGCGCGCCGGCATGGACTATGCGCGATCGGCGCAGGTGACCCGCCATGCCGACTTCGCGGCGTTCGCGGCGGCGTTGCAGGGGCGGCTGGTGCTGGCGACGACCAAGGGCGCGACGCGGCTCGATACCGCGGCGTTCGAGGCCGGCGATACGCTGTTGTTCGGGTCCGAAGGAACCGGCGTGCCCGATCATGTCCACGACCGCGCCGATGCGCGCGTGGTGGTGCCGATGATGCCCGGCATGCGCTCGCTCAACGTCGGGGTCAGCGTCGCGCTGGTGCTCGGCGCGGCGCTGCAGCAGACGGGGGGCTGGCCGGCACCCCCGCCCGCCTGA
- the petA gene encoding ubiquinol-cytochrome c reductase iron-sulfur subunit, giving the protein MATVDTTIPHNETHGAGPADPRRRDYMAIGAVAFAGVGAGVIALPLINSMSPAADTLAASSTEIDISAIQPGQSIKSSFRKQPLFVRNLTPQEIAAADAVPLSELRDPQTLAERTKAGKSNWLVTLGVCTHLGCVPLGAAEGENKGAFGGYFCPCHGSAYDTAGRIRSGPAPLNLAVPEYAFTTDTMITVG; this is encoded by the coding sequence ATGGCTACGGTTGATACGACTATCCCGCACAACGAGACGCATGGCGCAGGCCCTGCCGATCCGCGTCGCCGCGACTATATGGCGATCGGTGCGGTCGCGTTTGCCGGCGTCGGCGCCGGCGTGATCGCGTTGCCGCTGATCAATTCGATGAGCCCCGCCGCCGATACGCTGGCGGCATCGAGCACCGAGATCGACATTTCGGCGATCCAGCCGGGCCAGTCGATCAAATCGAGCTTCCGCAAACAGCCGTTGTTCGTCCGCAACCTGACCCCGCAGGAGATCGCCGCCGCCGATGCGGTGCCGTTGAGCGAACTGCGCGATCCGCAGACGCTGGCCGAGCGGACCAAGGCGGGCAAGTCGAACTGGCTGGTGACGCTGGGCGTTTGCACCCATCTGGGTTGCGTTCCGCTGGGCGCTGCCGAGGGCGAGAACAAGGGCGCATTTGGCGGCTATTTCTGCCCGTGCCATGGTTCGGCCTATGATACCGCCGGCCGCATCCGGTCCGGCCCCGCGCCGTTGAACCTTGCGGTTCCCGAATATGCATTCACCACCGACACCATGATCACGGTCGGCTGA
- a CDS encoding cytochrome b, which yields MSFPWAKQYEPASPLTKWIDERLPMPRLVYNAVGAGYPVPRNLNYFWNFGVLAGAALGIQIITGIFLAMSYSTDAATAFFSVERIMRDVPAGWFLRYAHANGASMFFIVVYIHICRGLYYGSYKAPREMIWLLGVVIFLLMMATAFMGYVLPWGQMSFWGAQVITGFFSAIPLIGEPIRIWLLGGYAPDAAALNRFFSLHYLLPFVTAGVIILHIWALHIPGSNNPTGVGVKGPQDTVPFHPYYTAKDGFGLGVFLLVFASFLFFAPNLLGHPDNYIQANPLSTPAHIVPEWYFLPFYAILKSFTADFILDAKLWGVLAMFGSILLLFFLPWLDRSPVRSSNYRPKNRMFLIVLLVDVLVLGYVGGAEASNFNVMIGQIATAYYFLHFLVILPIVSAAERPRPLPNSITEAVLKGKGGTSPAQTAIPEAHGTQPQPAE from the coding sequence ATGAGCTTTCCCTGGGCAAAGCAATATGAGCCGGCCTCGCCGCTCACCAAATGGATCGACGAACGGCTGCCCATGCCGCGTCTGGTCTACAACGCCGTTGGCGCCGGCTATCCGGTGCCGCGCAACCTGAATTATTTCTGGAACTTCGGCGTTCTGGCGGGCGCGGCGCTCGGCATCCAGATCATCACCGGCATCTTCCTGGCGATGAGCTATTCGACCGACGCCGCGACCGCGTTCTTCTCGGTCGAGCGGATCATGCGCGACGTTCCCGCCGGTTGGTTCCTGCGCTATGCGCATGCCAACGGCGCTTCGATGTTCTTCATCGTGGTGTATATCCACATCTGTCGCGGGCTGTATTACGGCTCCTACAAGGCGCCGCGAGAGATGATCTGGCTGCTGGGCGTGGTCATCTTCCTGTTGATGATGGCGACGGCGTTCATGGGCTATGTGCTGCCATGGGGGCAGATGAGCTTTTGGGGTGCGCAGGTGATCACCGGGTTCTTCTCGGCGATACCGTTGATCGGTGAGCCGATCCGCATCTGGCTGCTGGGTGGCTATGCCCCTGACGCCGCGGCGCTGAACCGCTTCTTCTCGCTGCATTACCTGCTGCCCTTCGTGACGGCAGGCGTTATCATCCTGCACATCTGGGCGCTGCACATCCCGGGTTCGAACAACCCGACGGGCGTGGGCGTGAAGGGTCCGCAGGATACGGTGCCGTTCCACCCCTATTACACAGCGAAGGACGGCTTCGGCCTTGGCGTGTTCCTGCTGGTGTTCGCGAGCTTCCTGTTCTTCGCGCCGAACCTGCTCGGCCATCCCGACAACTACATCCAGGCCAACCCGCTTTCGACGCCTGCGCACATCGTGCCCGAATGGTATTTCCTGCCCTTCTACGCGATCCTAAAGAGCTTCACCGCCGACTTCATTCTCGACGCGAAGCTGTGGGGCGTGCTGGCGATGTTCGGCTCGATCCTGCTGCTGTTCTTCCTGCCATGGCTCGATCGCTCGCCGGTGCGTTCGTCGAACTATCGTCCGAAGAACCGCATGTTCCTGATCGTGCTCCTCGTCGACGTGCTGGTATTGGGGTATGTCGGCGGCGCGGAGGCGTCGAACTTCAACGTCATGATCGGCCAGATCGCGACCGCATATTATTTCCTCCACTTCCTGGTCATCCTGCCGATCGTGTCGGCTGCCGAGCGTCCGCGCCCGCTGCCCAATTCGATCACCGAAGCAGTGCTGAAGGGGAAGGGCGGTACCAGCCCGGCACAGACGGCTATTCCCGAAGCGCACGGCACGCAGCCGCAGCCTGCCGAATAA
- a CDS encoding cytochrome c1, with protein sequence MIRIIAPLIGLGFAFVLVLGLFGTITAEAQPEDASHEYHLSPRDAGLASAGIFGKFDNQQLQRGFQVYKEVCSACHSINLVSFRDLASLGYSEGEVKAIANQWTVEAPSVNPDTGEVATRKNTPADRLPKVYANEVAARAANNNAIPPDLSLMTKARGDGANYVYSLLTGYQPQPAELVAEHPTAATPPGLHYNPYFPTLNLAMSPPLVADNQVTYADGTPATVDQMAKDVAAFLTWTAEPKLEVRHQAGLAAFLFILVFTGLAYGAYRNIWRDLKH encoded by the coding sequence ATGATCCGTATCATCGCACCACTCATTGGCCTGGGCTTCGCCTTCGTCCTGGTGCTGGGCCTGTTCGGCACCATCACTGCCGAGGCCCAGCCCGAGGATGCCTCGCACGAGTATCACCTTAGCCCGCGCGACGCTGGCTTGGCCTCGGCGGGTATCTTCGGCAAGTTCGACAACCAGCAGCTGCAGCGCGGCTTCCAGGTGTACAAGGAAGTCTGCTCGGCGTGCCATTCGATCAACCTGGTGTCGTTCCGCGACCTGGCTTCGCTTGGCTATAGCGAAGGCGAAGTGAAGGCGATCGCGAACCAGTGGACGGTCGAGGCGCCCAGCGTGAACCCCGACACCGGCGAAGTCGCGACGCGCAAGAACACGCCCGCCGATCGCCTGCCCAAGGTCTATGCCAACGAAGTCGCCGCGCGCGCCGCGAACAACAACGCGATCCCGCCCGACCTGTCGCTGATGACCAAGGCACGCGGCGATGGCGCGAACTATGTCTATTCGCTGCTGACCGGCTATCAGCCGCAGCCGGCCGAACTGGTCGCCGAGCATCCTACCGCCGCAACCCCGCCGGGGCTGCACTACAACCCCTATTTCCCGACGCTGAACTTGGCGATGTCGCCGCCGCTGGTCGCCGACAACCAGGTCACCTATGCCGACGGCACGCCGGCAACGGTCGACCAGATGGCGAAGGACGTGGCGGCGTTCCTGACCTGGACCGCCGAGCCCAAGCTCGAAGTGCGCCACCAGGCGGGCCTCGCGGCGTTCCTGTTCATCCTGGTCTTCACTGGCCTCGCTTATGGCGCCTACCGCAACATCTGGCGCGACCTGAAGCATTGA
- a CDS encoding adenine phosphoribosyltransferase, which produces MTVADQLRSLIRTIPDFPKPGIQFRDITTLLLDPAGLRLATDSMAAAIAGPIDLVAGIEARGFVFAPTLALALNAGVLLIRKDGKLPGATIAEDYALEYGTDRIMMHADALTPGARVLLVDDLIATGGTARAAVRLIRKAGGVVTQAAFVIDLPELGGGDALRGDDIEVHSLVAFEGH; this is translated from the coding sequence ATGACCGTTGCCGACCAGCTTCGCTCGCTCATCCGCACGATCCCCGATTTCCCCAAGCCCGGGATCCAGTTCCGCGACATCACCACGCTGCTGCTCGACCCCGCGGGACTGCGGCTGGCGACCGACAGCATGGCGGCGGCGATCGCAGGCCCGATCGATCTGGTGGCAGGGATCGAGGCGCGCGGGTTCGTGTTCGCGCCGACGCTTGCGCTGGCGCTGAACGCCGGGGTGCTGCTGATCCGCAAGGACGGCAAGCTGCCCGGCGCGACGATCGCCGAGGATTATGCGCTCGAATACGGTACCGATCGGATCATGATGCATGCCGACGCGCTGACGCCCGGCGCGCGCGTGCTCCTGGTCGACGACCTGATCGCCACCGGCGGCACCGCGCGCGCCGCGGTACGGCTGATCCGCAAGGCGGGCGGGGTGGTGACGCAGGCGGCGTTCGTGATCGACCTGCCCGAACTCGGCGGCGGCGATGCGCTGCGCGGCGACGATATCGAAGTGCATTCGCTGGTGGCGTTCGAGGGCCACTGA
- a CDS encoding peptidase yields MFTSRIRTAGFAIVAAIGLSACGYNQGYGYGGLGVGVGTGYYDDGYYDDGYYGSGFGGLGGGLYGGGLGGSYFGWNNGFYYPGTGYYVYGRDRRPVRWNGAQQRYWEGRRGNLAPAQRRDLRANWQGFRQDRREDTRDFRQDRRGDRRDFRQGEVTRPEFRAERRDDRREFRQERRGDARELRRENRQITRPNRPAGVIRQQNRAERQVNRANRQATRAMNRGAVRPQ; encoded by the coding sequence ATGTTCACGTCACGCATTCGCACGGCAGGTTTTGCCATCGTCGCCGCTATTGGCCTGTCGGCCTGTGGCTATAACCAGGGCTATGGCTATGGCGGCCTCGGGGTCGGCGTCGGCACCGGCTATTACGACGATGGCTATTATGACGATGGTTATTATGGGTCGGGCTTCGGCGGCCTCGGCGGCGGTCTCTATGGCGGCGGCTTGGGCGGCTCGTATTTCGGCTGGAACAACGGCTTCTATTATCCCGGCACCGGCTATTATGTGTATGGCCGCGATCGTCGTCCGGTGCGCTGGAATGGCGCGCAGCAGCGTTATTGGGAAGGCCGGCGCGGCAATCTGGCACCCGCGCAGCGCCGTGATCTGCGCGCCAATTGGCAGGGCTTCCGCCAGGACCGCCGCGAAGACACGCGCGACTTCCGTCAGGATCGCCGTGGAGACCGTCGCGACTTCCGCCAGGGTGAAGTGACCCGGCCCGAGTTCCGCGCCGAGCGACGCGACGACCGGCGCGAGTTTCGCCAAGAACGCCGCGGCGATGCGCGCGAACTGCGGCGGGAAAACCGGCAAATCACGCGGCCAAACCGTCCGGCCGGCGTCATTCGCCAGCAGAACCGCGCCGAACGTCAGGTCAACCGCGCCAACCGCCAGGCGACGCGCGCAATGAACCGCGGGGCGGTTCGCCCGCAATAA
- a CDS encoding MaoC family dehydratase encodes MRYFEDLQVGEKAAFGSHLVTREEVLAFATRYDPQPFHLSDEAAAETYFGRLSASGWHTCAMTMAMFVAHLKEHPQAALGAAGVDELRWLKPVYPGDTLRCENELIEKRASRSRPEMGSTRARMTTYNQQDEPVLTFVAIGLIATRPASTS; translated from the coding sequence ATGCGCTATTTCGAAGACCTGCAAGTCGGCGAGAAGGCCGCGTTCGGCAGCCACCTCGTCACCCGCGAGGAGGTGCTGGCGTTCGCGACACGCTACGACCCGCAGCCCTTCCATCTGTCCGACGAGGCTGCAGCCGAGACCTATTTCGGCCGGCTGTCGGCGAGCGGCTGGCACACCTGCGCGATGACGATGGCGATGTTCGTCGCGCACCTCAAGGAACACCCCCAGGCCGCACTCGGCGCCGCGGGCGTCGATGAATTACGCTGGCTGAAACCGGTTTACCCCGGCGATACGCTGCGCTGCGAGAACGAACTCATCGAAAAGCGCGCATCGCGCAGCCGCCCCGAGATGGGGAGCACGCGTGCGCGCATGACGACGTACAACCAGCAAGACGAGCCGGTGCTGACCTTCGTCGCGATCGGGCTGATCGCGACGAGGCCAGCCTCGACTTCGTAA
- a CDS encoding alkaline phosphatase family protein, translating into MHLITRLTAVALAAALQACAAGPAIAPEPRLAAAPVERREPVTILLSIDGFHPDYLQRGLTPNLSRLAAQGVQAPMRPSFPTKTFPNHYAIVTGLHPDRNGIVANRFEDPARPDEVFTMANLEPYWWDQAEPIWVTAEKAGVRTATMFWPGSNSKVRDTYPSDWQQFAQALPERNRVAAVVDWLRRPAATRPKLVTLYFDTVDTAGHRFGPRSPEANKAIGEADAQIGDLMRELETLGQPANLIVVSDHGMAEVSADRTIDLLAAFPASDIRLAEDGPYASFHAQPGREAAVRAALAKRHPHMRCWEKGELPARLAYGRNPRVPPYICIADSGWTILGQPPKYPIKGGAHGYDNADPAMHSILVANGPAFRRGVTLPIADNVDVYALLRHLAGLPAATDVDGRIAPLRAALAE; encoded by the coding sequence ATGCACCTCATCACTCGCCTCACTGCCGTCGCGTTGGCCGCCGCGCTCCAGGCCTGCGCCGCAGGCCCCGCCATCGCCCCCGAACCGCGGCTCGCCGCCGCGCCTGTCGAACGGCGCGAACCGGTGACGATCCTGCTGTCGATCGACGGCTTCCACCCCGATTACCTCCAGCGTGGGCTCACCCCCAATTTGTCGCGGCTGGCGGCGCAGGGCGTCCAGGCGCCGATGCGCCCCTCCTTCCCGACCAAGACCTTCCCCAACCATTATGCGATCGTCACCGGCCTGCATCCCGACCGCAACGGCATCGTCGCCAACCGGTTCGAAGACCCGGCGCGCCCGGACGAGGTCTTCACCATGGCGAATCTCGAACCCTATTGGTGGGACCAGGCCGAGCCGATCTGGGTCACCGCCGAAAAGGCGGGCGTCCGCACCGCGACGATGTTCTGGCCGGGATCGAACAGCAAGGTGCGCGACACCTATCCCAGCGACTGGCAGCAATTCGCGCAGGCGCTACCCGAGCGCAACCGCGTCGCCGCGGTGGTCGACTGGCTGCGACGCCCCGCCGCGACCCGCCCCAAGCTGGTGACGCTGTATTTCGATACCGTCGATACCGCGGGCCATCGCTTCGGCCCGCGATCGCCCGAGGCGAACAAGGCGATCGGCGAGGCCGATGCGCAGATCGGCGATCTGATGCGCGAGCTGGAAACGCTCGGCCAGCCCGCGAACCTGATCGTGGTATCCGACCATGGCATGGCGGAGGTGTCGGCCGATCGGACGATCGACCTGCTCGCCGCCTTCCCCGCCAGCGACATCCGGCTGGCCGAGGACGGCCCTTATGCGTCGTTCCACGCGCAGCCCGGACGCGAAGCCGCAGTGCGCGCCGCGCTCGCCAAGCGACACCCGCACATGCGCTGCTGGGAAAAGGGCGAGCTGCCCGCGCGGCTGGCTTACGGCCGCAACCCGCGCGTCCCGCCCTATATCTGCATCGCCGACAGCGGCTGGACGATCCTGGGCCAGCCACCCAAATATCCGATCAAGGGCGGCGCGCACGGCTATGACAATGCCGATCCCGCGATGCACTCGATCCTCGTGGCAAATGGCCCCGCGTTCCGCCGCGGCGTCACGCTGCCGATTGCCGACAATGTCGATGTGTACGCGCTGCTCCGGCACCTGGCGGGACTGCCCGCTGCGACCGACGTCGATGGCCGGATCGCGCCGCTGCGCGCGGCGCTCGCCGAATAG
- the ctrA gene encoding response regulator transcription factor CtrA: MRVLLIEDEPTTAKAIDLMLTTEGFNIYTTDLGEEGLDLGKLYDYDIILLDLNLPDMHGYEVLKRLRVARVSTPVLILSGNNEMDSKVRSFGFGADDYVTKPFHRDELVARIHAVVRRSKGHSQSVIRTGKLAVNLDAKTVEVDNARVHLTGKEYAMLELLSLRKGTTLTKEMFLNHLYGGMDEPELKIIDVFICKLRKKLSMATDGDNYIETVWGRGYVLRDPDGIGLSLVEAQVA, from the coding sequence ATGCGCGTATTGCTGATCGAGGACGAGCCGACGACCGCCAAGGCGATCGATCTCATGCTGACGACCGAAGGTTTCAACATCTATACGACCGATCTTGGCGAAGAAGGCCTCGATCTGGGCAAGCTGTACGATTACGATATCATCCTGCTCGACCTGAATCTGCCCGACATGCACGGCTACGAAGTGCTCAAGCGGCTCCGCGTCGCGCGCGTTTCGACGCCGGTGCTGATCCTGTCGGGCAACAACGAAATGGACAGCAAGGTGCGCTCGTTCGGCTTTGGCGCCGACGATTACGTCACCAAGCCCTTCCACCGCGACGAACTGGTCGCGCGCATCCACGCCGTCGTCCGCCGCTCGAAGGGGCACAGCCAGTCGGTCATCCGCACCGGCAAGCTGGCGGTAAATCTCGATGCCAAGACGGTCGAGGTCGACAATGCGCGCGTGCATCTGACCGGCAAGGAATATGCGATGCTCGAGCTGCTTTCGCTGCGCAAGGGCACGACGCTGACCAAGGAAATGTTCCTCAACCACCTCTATGGCGGGATGGACGAGCCCGAACTCAAGATCATCGACGTCTTCATCTGCAAGCTTCGCAAGAAGCTGAGCATGGCGACCGACGGCGACAATTATATCGAGACCGTATGGGGGCGCGGCTATGTGCTGCGCGATCCCGACGGGATCGGACTGAGCCTGGTCGAGGCGCAGGTCGCCTGA
- a CDS encoding LysR family transcriptional regulator, which yields MQLPDLEAWAIFAAVVEQRSFSGAATAIGVSKATVSKAITRLEARLGTSLFHRSSRKLTLTDSGKALAERAQRIVEEGHAAEEAAREAATAPAGLVRVAAPMTFGVRHVAPAIADFLLANPAIQIDLTLSDTRIDIIAAGIDVALRIADLPDSSLRARRLASVRGHIVAAPAYLERAGTPTHPAQLAEHACFTYTNRPNPTWQFEGPNGEVAAIRPSGPLAADSGDAMLPALRAGLGIARLPDFIVEEDLAAGSLVTILPEWAGQPIGLHLLTPPGARRPARVETLIAFFADRFRNLAANP from the coding sequence ATGCAGCTCCCCGACCTAGAAGCATGGGCGATCTTCGCCGCGGTGGTCGAACAGCGATCGTTCAGCGGCGCCGCCACCGCGATCGGCGTCAGCAAGGCGACGGTGTCGAAGGCGATCACCCGGCTCGAGGCGCGGCTTGGCACCTCGCTGTTCCACCGCAGCTCGCGCAAATTGACGCTCACCGACAGCGGCAAGGCGCTCGCCGAACGCGCGCAGCGAATCGTCGAGGAGGGCCATGCCGCCGAGGAAGCCGCGCGCGAGGCCGCGACCGCGCCCGCCGGGCTGGTCCGGGTCGCCGCGCCGATGACCTTCGGCGTCCGCCACGTCGCCCCCGCGATCGCCGATTTCCTGCTCGCCAATCCCGCGATCCAGATCGACCTGACGCTGTCCGACACCCGGATCGACATCATCGCCGCCGGCATCGACGTGGCGCTGCGGATCGCCGACCTGCCCGACAGTTCGCTCCGCGCGCGCCGGCTGGCGAGCGTGCGCGGGCATATCGTCGCCGCCCCCGCATATCTGGAGCGCGCCGGCACCCCGACGCATCCCGCACAGCTCGCGGAGCATGCCTGCTTCACCTATACCAACCGCCCCAACCCGACCTGGCAGTTCGAGGGGCCGAATGGCGAAGTCGCGGCGATCCGCCCGAGCGGACCGCTCGCCGCCGACAGCGGCGATGCGATGCTGCCGGCATTGCGCGCCGGGCTCGGCATCGCGCGGCTGCCTGATTTCATCGTCGAGGAGGATCTGGCCGCGGGATCGCTCGTCACGATCCTGCCCGAATGGGCGGGGCAGCCGATCGGGCTGCATTTACTTACCCCGCCGGGTGCAAGGCGCCCCGCGCGCGTCGAGACCTTGATCGCCTTCTTCGCCGATCGCTTCCGCAACTTGGCCGCCAACCCCTGA
- a CDS encoding mannan-binding lectin: MLGSVALGLAVLVGIGGAAGAAQPEAAAQRWDRRDDFALDVGRVEYPGGYFVEGRRGNWIEYASDGRVKARFVETGRTDGHIDLDDATRDLQIRLNIGGRVIEITERRGAWRRLYAINGTRPSAGDRAGRGRYDRRRDRYDDRRYDDRRYDDGEDMRSRDLVREIAAGVIFNQVDAQVKCQGVAIRERGEWTGQWRTMQGQQGLCEIRYRQ; encoded by the coding sequence ATGCTGGGTAGCGTTGCTCTGGGGTTGGCGGTGCTGGTGGGGATCGGCGGCGCGGCGGGTGCCGCCCAGCCCGAAGCGGCGGCGCAGCGCTGGGATCGGCGCGACGATTTCGCGCTCGACGTCGGTCGCGTCGAGTATCCCGGCGGCTATTTCGTCGAGGGGCGGCGTGGCAACTGGATCGAATATGCAAGCGACGGGCGGGTGAAGGCGCGGTTCGTCGAGACCGGGCGCACCGACGGCCATATCGATCTCGACGATGCCACGCGCGACCTGCAGATCCGCCTGAATATTGGCGGCCGGGTGATCGAGATCACCGAGCGGCGCGGCGCGTGGCGGCGGTTGTACGCGATCAACGGCACGCGGCCGAGCGCCGGCGACCGGGCGGGGCGCGGCCGCTACGACCGGCGCCGCGATCGCTACGACGACCGCCGCTACGATGATCGTCGCTACGACGATGGCGAAGACATGCGCTCGCGCGACCTGGTGCGCGAGATCGCTGCCGGGGTGATCTTCAACCAGGTCGATGCTCAGGTGAAATGCCAGGGGGTGGCGATCCGCGAACGCGGCGAATGGACTGGCCAGTGGCGCACGATGCAGGGCCAGCAGGGCTTATGCGAAATACGCTATCGCCAATAG